The following nucleotide sequence is from Mesobacillus jeotgali.
TTGAAACTCCTTAATGTATGACTGTACTTTTAATGGTGAGAATCTTTGACTTAAATTAATTGCTTAATTACAAGGCAATCACAAAAAGTTGAAGATACCATCCTAAGATTTCTGCACCATAGAAATAGGCTGTTAGAGTACCAAGGGCAATGAACGGGCCGAATGGAATAGCTTGCTTTCTTTTTACATATCCGAGCAGCATGGCAGCAATGCCAAAGAAAGCGCCATAAAAGGTAGCAAAGAAGAATGATAGAAGCATAGTCTTAAAACCAACCACGAACCCAATCAACGCAAAGAGCTTGATATCGCCGCCACCCATTCCCCCTTTGCTGATGAAGGCAATAAACAAGAGGATCATGAATCCCGCAACAGCTCCAGCGAATGAGTCCCACCAGGGTGATAGAGGAAGAATTATACGCTCGATAATAAAAATACCCGCAAATACAAGCAGCACCTTATCAGGGATAATCATATACGCAAGGTCGGACACCGTAATGATGATGAATAAAGAAATCAAAGTCAGCGCGATGACCAATTCACCGCTCCAACCAAGCAAAAGATAGGCACCCGCAAACAGCAGACCTGTCAAAAGCTCAAAAAAAGGATAAACGGGCGAAATGCCGACCTTGCATTGGCGGCACTTCCCCCTTTGAATTAAATATGAACCTACCGGAATCAATTCGGTCGCACGCAGCTGATGCCCGCACTTTGGACATGAAGACCTGGGAGCGACGATTGATTTTCCTTCTGGGACACGTAGGCCTACTACGTTGTAGAAGGAGCCTAGGACTAGGCCGTACACGAATAGTATAACAATAATTATTGAGTGAATCGTAACCATCATTTTTGCTTACTTAGTCTTGAGTTCCATCAGTATCTTTAGGCGCGGCAGGAATATCATTAACAGCGCTTCTATTAAGATCTGATATAGCTACTGGATTACCTGAAGTGTGAACGCCTCTTTCAGCATTAATTAATTTTACTGATTTTACTTTACCTTCATTAACAACTACATATGATACATCTGCCGCCGGTGGAGATTCCAATACTGTATCAGAACCTCCGATTTTATAAGTTCCATTGTCTGGATCCTCAATCTCATCTAAGAAGTTCTCAGTCATAAGATACTTAAGCGTTAAATACTTATCTCCTTCTTCTAATAAACTTTGATCCGCTGTAACAGCCATCTTTGCAGCATTTACCATCTGTTGTGCATTACCTACATGTGCATCTTTCTTCGAATTATCAATCAAACCACCAATACTCGGCACAGCAATCGCACTAATAATCCCTAAAATTACAACTACAGCCAAAAGTTCAACCAGTGTCAAACCTCTTTGATCTTTCATTTTTTTCTTGATTGCTTTCAACATAATAACCTTCTCCTTTTAGTTAATTTTACCTATGACCATTGGAATATATATCTAATCATATTATAAATGATAGGTTATGAATTTCATATAAAGAATGTGTAGATATTTGTCTCATTCTGTTTAATATCAATTGACGTGATTGAATATGTCGAACATTGGAATCATGATGGAAGTAACGATTGTGCCAACGAGTCCGGCAAGAACGACGATCATGATTGGTTCAATCAATGATTTTAACTGGTCAGTACTTGTCTCAACTTCTTTTTCGTAGAAGTCGGCTACTTTTCCCAGCATGGCGTCAAGAGATCCTGTTTCTTCACCGATTGCAATCATCTGTGTGACTAATGGCGGGAATGCCCAGTGTTTTTTCATTGGGCCGGTCATGGATTGTCCGATTTCAAGCGCGTCACGTGACTCCCGGACGACTCTTCCGACCACTTCATTCTCCACCACGTTTTCGACTATTGATAACGCCTGCAGGATAGGGACTGAACTCGAAAACAGTGAACTAAGGGTCCTTGTCATTCTGGCCAGGACTGCTTTTTGCATCATTTTTCCGAAAATCGGCATCCTTAAAATGGCGAAATCAAGATAATATTTGCTCTGCTTATTTTTCTTCATTGCCGACAGACCCGCAACTACTCCTAAAAGCAATAACATGATCAGCCACCAAAAAGATTGCATGAATTCGCTTGCCGCAAGAACAAATTTGGTGATAGCTGGCAATTCACCGCCAAAATCCTCGAACATGCCAACAAATGTAGGGACAATGGAAACCAGCAAAAAGATGACTACCAGTATCGCCAGTACCGCAATGACGGCTGGATAGCTGACTGCGGCGATAACCTTCTGCCGGGTGTTATGCTGCTTTTCATAATGTTCAGCGAGCCGTTCCAGCGTCTCATCCATATTTCCGCCTGCTTCTCCTGCCTTCACCATATTGATATACATGGGAGAAAAGATTTTACTGTGCTTGGAGGTTGCTTCTGATAGCTGGACCCCTTCCCGCAGATTTGCTTCGATGTCCATCAGTGCCTTCTTCAATGCTTTACTGTCCGTTTGTTTTGCTAAAATCTTAGTGGATTCCACCACCGAGACCCCAGCTTTTAACAAGGTAGCAAACTGGCGTAAATAGATGACCAGATGCTGCAGCTTGACAGGATTTCCGATCGTGATATCTCTTGTAAGCCAAGTTTCAGGCACTTCGATAATCTCGGTAGTCCTGATTCCGTCCTCACGAAGCTTCTCCAATGCTTCACGTTTGGAACCAGCCGTAATCGTGCCAGAACGTTTTTTTGTCCGGTCGCGTCCGGAATACTTAAAGCGAGCCATATTAAATCATCTTCTCCATTAAGAATGGTTCAGCAGTTTCCTTGGAGACAATTCCTCTCTGGACAAGCTCCTTGATATCCATCTCAAGGGTATGCATTCCATGAATTCTGGAGGTCTGCATGATACTGATGATTTGATGGATTTTCTCGTTCCTGATTAAATTCGCTACGGCCGCATTATTGATGAGGATCTCCGTTGCGCTCCTGCGTCCTTTTTTATCGACAGTAGGAAATAACCGCTGGGAAATGACTGAAACTAGGACCGAAGCGAGCTGAATCCGTATTTGCGCCTGCTGTCCCGGAGGAAAAACATCTATTATTCTATTGATCGTGGCTGGGGCACTTGAAGTATGGAGAGTGCCAAGTACAAGATGCCCGGTTTCAGCAGCTGTGATTGCAGTCTGTATTGTATCTAGGTCACGCATTTCCCCTACCAGGATGACATCTGGATCCTGGCGGAGAGCTGCGCGCAGTCCGTTGGCGAAATTATTGGTATCCAGACCAATTTCACGCTGGTCAATAATGCTGTTGCCATGCTTATGCAAATATTCAATCGGGTCCTCTAATGTGACGATATGCTTCCGCATGGTCATGTTCATATACTGGATCAATGATGCCAGTGTCGTAGATTTGCCGCTTCCGGTTGGTCCTGTCACGAGAACCAGTCCCTGTGGTTTTTCGGCAATTCTTTTAAGGATATCTGGCAGTTCCAGCTCCTCCAATGTCGGGATTCTAGTAGGAACAATCCTGACTGCAAGCGAAACACAGCCCCTTTGGTGGTAAGCATTTACCCTAAACCTGGAGATGCCTGGTATCCCGTAAGAAAAGTCTAGTTCTCCTTTTGATTTGAACACATTCCAGGAATTTTCCGGGATGATGGCTTTGGCCATTTCTTCAACTTCATCTGGAGTAATCGAATCTGTTCCATACCTTCTTAAATCCCCATTGATTCTCATTACTGGGGGAATGCCGACAGTTATGTGAATATCTGATGCCTTAAGTTCGAAACCAGACCTCAGCAAATGCTCTATTTTTTCCTTCATGCTAACTCCCCGCTTATTCTGTTATGGCTACCCTTAATACTTCTTCGGTCGTGGTAAGTCCCTGTTTAATTTTCAGCAATCCATCGTCGATCAGGAAGATTGTTTTATTCCTTACTGCTATCTCCCTTAGGGCTGTAACAGACTCTTCATTCATGATCGCTCTGCGAAGTTCGTTATCTACTGACAGCACCTCATGGATTGCCAGCCGGCCTCGATAACCAGTCATATTACAGGAAGAACATCCTCTTCCCTTCCAGACAGTCTCAATCGAAATTCCTCTTTTAGAAAAAATGTCAATTTCACGCTTTGTCGGTTCCTGAGCTTCTGAACAATCCCGGCACACCCTCCGGACAAGACGCTGAGCGACTACTCCACTTAACGAAGAAGCGACAAGGAAAGGCTCGACTCCCATATCCAGCATCCTCGTAACAGAGCTCAGAGCATCGTTCGTATGCATCGTGCTCAGTACCAGATGTCCGGTCAAAGAAGCTCTTACTGCCACTTCCACTGTCTCTTTATCCCGTATTTCACCTACCATGATGATGTTCGGATCCTGACGGAGGATTGACCGCAGACCTGCGCCGAAGGTCATGCCAACATTCGGGTTGACCTGAATTTGATTGATGCCCTCAATCTGGTATTCTACCGGATCCTCTATCGTAATGATGTTGACCTCTTCACTATTCAGCTTGTTCAAAGCGGCATACAGGGTAGAAGATTTCCCGGAGCCAGTCGGACCAGTAATCAGAACAATTCCATTCGGTTTCGAAATCATCTTAGTAAACCGGTTGAGATTATGCGTGTTAAACCCCAGCTTCTCAATGTCATTCAAGGTGCTGCCCATATCAAGAATTCGCATGACCACCTTTTCTCCAAAAACAGTTGGCAAAGTGGAAACACGAAGGTCAATAGGATGAAAATCAAGATTGACTTTGATTCTTCCATCCTGAGGAGTCCTGTTCTCTGTGATATCGAGATTCGACATAATCTTAATCCTTGCGATCAGCACATTTTGCATATGCTTCGGCAGCACCCGTTCCACCCTAAGAATTCCGTCTATCCGATAGCGGATAACAACCTTCGTTTCCTGCGGGTCAATATGGATATCACTTGCCTTGTTGGCAGACGCATTTGAAAGCAATTGATTCACCAGCCTGATGACAGGAGAATCGGCTTCTGTCAGATTTTCTTCCTGAACAGTTTCCATTGCCGGGCTGCTGATGCCAATTAAATCGTCAAGTCCATCGTTGTTATCGTAGTATTTATTAATTGCTCGGATGATATCGTCCTTGGTTGCTATCGCGGTTTCAATATGGAAGCCTGTTGACAGCCTGAGATCATCGACTGTGAAAAAGTCCATCGGATCCGCCATCGCAACGAACAGTTTTTCCCCTTCTTTTTTCAGAGGAATCACTAGATTACGCTTTGCCATCTCTTTAGGAATGAGCGTAAAAAGCTTTGTATCAAATGGATAGCGGTATAAACTAATATGCGGAATTCCCAGCTGGAACTCGAGAACTTCAATCAGCTGCTGTTCTGTTATCAGCCCTCTTTGCAGGAGTGCATCTCCCAATTTTTGCCCGGCTGCTTTATCAGCAAGGGTTGCTTGCAGCTGAGCTTCTGAAAGCAGCCCTGTTTCGACTAATAAGTCACCAAGCCGTTTTCTCATTTGCCTCACATTGATCACTCCTGTGTTTTGGCTTACTTTGGTTCTTCATTCGGATTTCCGAATAGTCCATCGTTATCGGTATCAGCTTCTTCATCGTCCTTTTCATCTTCAACAGGCTGCGTTTCTCCTGCAGATTGGTCTGGCTGCACGGCTGTATTACCCTCACTAGGTAAAACGATTGAATCTTCCCCATCAGCAGTTCCAGATCCAGTTTCATTGGCAGCTGTTCCTAAAGGATGAACTTCTATGCGGTGGACTGGAGGATAAAAATCTTCAGACAATACCTCTGTTTTCATCAGTTCACCTTCTTTAGAATGGGTTTCGCGAACGACCTTCACGACCAGACCAGGACTTCCCTCCACTTTTACAGACTTTTGGCCAGCACTTAAAAGCGGTGAAAATTGCTTGATCATCCTCGGTTGAAATTCCTGCTTGTCTAAAGTGTGAATACTGTAAGTGTATAAGAATGGCGCTCCCTTAACCGACACTTCCAGGTTGGGGCTTTTCCAGTCGAATTCGATTGTATAAGTCGAGGCGTTGGGGTTATAAATACTAAAATCCATTTTTTTCTCAAATTGAACTTTTGCTTCAAAACCCGGATCAATATGATCTGGAAGCTGCCTGCTTATATGCCTTTCCGATATAAGAAAGTTCGTGGGCAAGACGGCCTGATAAATGGCAGTCGCTATTTGGCTGTAAGTATGATCCGACAGCTGTGGCATTTCACTTTCCGCCACAAAAGCGGCAAGCGAGAACAGTGACTCGGCTTCCAGCTCAATAGCCGGGAAAGAGTCAATAAATGCAGAAACTTCCTCATTTTTATCCTTCAGGAGGTAAGAAGCCGAAGAAACTTCAATTGGTTCCTCTTTTGGGAGATACCCGGCCAAATCGATGACAATATGCTCTTTGAAGCTTTGGATAGCTTCGGTTAAATCATTCTCCAGCATTTCCTGGTTCAATTGTTTAATGATTGCGTCGGGCAATACTCCATTTAAATATTCCAGTTGAATGAAAAGTCCATTCTTTTGTCCACTACTCGCAGAGCTGACTGACTGATCTATTAAAAGAGTAAGATTTTCTGCCGTAACAGGATAAGAATGCTCTTTATATATCAGTGCCACCTTTGCACTAGAAACCCATTCGGCCCACTTTTCTTCCAATAAAACCCTCGCTTCATCTTTTGATTTATTTGATACATTGATTGGCCCAATGAAAGTCTGGTCAGAGTATAACGATTCCACATTTTTTGGGGAGCTGATAGCAGAAGCACCAAAATAAGTGAAACTGTAGGTAAATAGTGAAAAAACAATGATGATCAAAGAGACTTTTACTATTTGGCGCGAATTCACATATATTCCCCTCTGGTAAAAAGATTGTATTTAAGAAGTCTTGCTATCGTAGGCAATTATTTCTTCGTCTTTTGGACCTTCAAAATTCAGAACAGGAATTACCTCTATGTCAGTCAATTCAAATTTTGTATTATTCCTGACTTCCAAAAACGAAATATCCTCAGCTATATGTATTTCTTTTGAGTTGAGAGTATTTGAGACTGGTATTTCATTCAAGTCAATGTTTTCGGCCTGGTCACCCGTTTCTTGAAGATGATTGTCAACTTCTGATTTCGATAGATCAACCGAATCCATCACCCTAGGTGTGCGTTCTTCAATTCTAGGAATACCAGTTGCCCTTGTAATGATTCCATAACCTGCCGAAGCAGCCAACAAAATGATGACCAGCATCGATTGCCATGGAGTGGCGATGAAACTAAAAGCAATTCCAAGGGAGCCAATAACAGGCACGGCGACAGAAATTAACTTTTTCTGTCTGATTTCTAAGCCAAATGGAATGAAGTGAATGAGTATAACACTTAAAACTGAGGATAGGATTAAAAATATCAGGATTACCATTGTCTCACTCCACGCTGCGTTGTATTTGATCTCTTTTTACAAAATTCCGCAATATATCAGTCTATCATCTTAAATTATGACAAATTTCACTCTCTTATATTGTATAATAAAACCAATAGATTTAATAGACGGAGGAGCAATGACTTGGGCAAAAAGTTGGATGACCAAAGCGGAATCACCTTGCTGGAAGTTTTGCTGTCAATTGTACTACTTGTAATCGTTCTTACATCTTTTGCTGGCTTCTTTACACAATCAGCAATGTTTGTAAAAAAAAATGAAGACAAAATCAGTACAACCCAGACAGTCCAGCAAATAGTGAATTTAATAGAAGTGAAGCTGACCAGGGATACACTGAGCACCAGCACCGAATGCCCGAGTCTTCCATGCACCCTCAATGAGGATCACTTGGCGGAACTATTGGACCGTTCATTCGGTAGTACACACAAGATTTCTGTCAGCTTCAATAATGGTGAAGAGGGGTTAATTCGCGTGGAAGTGTCTGTGCAAGATCGAAACAACCCAGACAGTACTTCAAGGACTTTTACATATATAAGAAGGTGATATCTTGAGAGACGAACGTGGATTCACATTATATGAACTGCTTGCTGCGATTTCGATCCTTTTTGTCGCTTCTGCTCTTATTTATGGAGTTTTCTTCGGATTCAATAAAAACTATAACCAGATTTCAGAAAAAAATAATATGGATCAGGCAGCAAACCTGATTATCTCTACTATAAAGCAACATCATTTGAAGTACGATAAATATATGATCGACTACAATGCAGCGGAGCAAACCGCGAAAATTGGGGTAAATGCCAGCGAGCAATTTTTGGGCGATGACAGATATTCCCTTGAAATCAGGGCGGGTTCCCCAGACCCTGAGCCTTTTACTGGTGAAAAAGTAATCTATTCAAACAGTCCTTTATCGATCCAGTTAATTCTCAAAGACAACACCGGACAAACCTATGAAATAGAAACGATGATTAAAAGATATTAGGAGGGAATGTGATGAAAAATGAAAAAGGCTATGCGCTAGTCCTGGTTTTGCTGATTATCACCATCACCTTCACCTTCGCCCTCTCCTTGAGTGGAATGGCGCTTTCTGCCCGAAAGCAGTTCAACAAGACAGACGAAATCAATAGAGCCACAGATCTTGCTGAAATGGGAGTGGCTCATTATGAGGCGCTGCTGACCAGAATCGTAAAAAATGCAAATGCTGAAGCTGAACAAACGGTACAAAATGCTCTTGATTTATTGAGTAAAAATCCTAATCTTAAAGTTCCTGATTATGACGATGTGTTCAATAAGGTATTGTCGGATGAAGTTGGAAAGAATGCCTACTTGCCACTGGCTGTAGATGAAGCCAATTCCTATGAAATCTCGAATCCAGTCATCTCCAGACATAGTGGGAAGATAACCCTAACTTTCGAGAGCAAAGGCTTAACTGCTAATGAGGAAAAGGAGCTGCAAGGTACACTTACCATTATAAAAAATAAAGACTCCTTGGACGGTGAATTGGCCACAGATGAGGAAGAATATGATTATGTTGTATGGGATGATTTTGATTTTCATGGCGGAAAAAAACATACAGAGACTTTCCCTGGCTCCACTTTTTTCAAAAAATCAGTCACTCTAAGAGGTACTTCTTCCTTAATCATAAGAGGAGATGCCTTCTTTCATTCAAGTGTTACGCTAAGAGGCGGAGATACGATCATCGTGTATGGTGATGCAATATTTGCTGAAGATTTAGATGAAATTAAAGCAGCCAAAGCAAAGGTTTGTATTTTGGGTACACCTTACAAAATAGTGAATCAAAAAATTGAAGAGTATACTCCCTTCGATGGAGGAGATACCGATAGCTGCCCTAAGCCAATACTAGACAATGAGTGGTCCATTGACCCTGACAATGGCATGGAAGTTAAATATTAAACAACAAGGCTGACCACGCTGGGTCAGCCTTGTTTATTTAACATATTCCGCAACCCGATTCCGTCCGGATCTTTTGGCACCCACATACAAAGCCCTGTCGGCATGCCTGATCAATGCCAGTGAGTCATCGGCGTCCTGCGGGGCGGTTGCTACACCGATTGACGCGGTGATATGGACCAGGAGCTGCTTTCCTTCTTCATCCATCGATTGAAACAGTGTGAAGGGATTTTCGGCGATCAACAGCCTGATCTGTTCTGCCAGTTTGAGGGCATCCCCTTTCATCATGTCAGGCAGCAGGATCACAAACTCTTCCCCGCCATACCTGGCAACTGTACCAATATGGCCGATTCTTTCACTGATCCGTTCAGCAAGCTCGATTAAAATTTCATTTCCGCTTTGGTGTCCATATGTGTCGTTGACGGATTTGAAGTGGTCTATATCGAGCAGGATCAAGGAGAGTAGGTGTCTTTCACCTTTTTGTAATTTTCCGAATTCTATGCTCAGCATGTTTTCAAAGTAGCGGTAATTATATAGCCCGGTCAATGCGCAGCGTTCGCTGTATTCCTTCGTTTTTTCATGGTGCCTTGCATTCTCTACGGCAATCGCAAAGTGGGAACATAGGATATCGATGATCATCAGCTGCGATTTTTCGAATGCCCTCTTTTTGTTTGCGGCCAGTACAAGGACGCCGATCACTTGGTTGTTCCTGACGATCGGCACTCCGAGAATGCTTTCGGCACCTGCTGGAATATAGCCAGAATTTATATGCTTCCATTGTTTTTTCGAATGAAAAAGTACAGGCTTTTTCTCAGCCCAGACAAGCCCGCTAATTCCTTTGCCTTTTCCAAGCGGCTCGGCTACAGGATCCATTACTTCCCCAAATTCCACCTTATGAATCAGTTTCAGTTCCCTGTCATCTACCACATCCAAAATGTAGGCATAGTCAACCGGAAGCATCTCAATCACTTTTTGAACAAAGAGATCCAGAACATCATTGGGCTTCAGTCTCTCAGCCAGCTGGTGGCCAATCTCTGCGGCACTCTGTAAAAAATGGTTCACCTTTCCGCTTGAGTAATAGAGACTGAGAATGATAGACAAACTCGCAAAAGGAATCCCGACAAACAACAAGGAGTAGAGCCCCATCTCACTATGGTACAGTTCATATAGTATGAAGCCTATAGGGAATGTAATCAATGTCGTAACGGTTTCCCAGATGAAATCTTTACCGAAATAAGGCCCCTTCAATTTTAGGACGACTGCTTGCAGCAAAATCAGGAATAAAGTATTCACACTATAATTGCTGATGCCATATACCGTTCCCAAAATATAAGTATATGGATCGTCGGCCAAATGCGCGCCATGCGTTCCGCCCAGTGCGTAAAATATCAATCCGCTCACTAATGAAACAATGAAGAACATTAATGAATTCAGAGGAAACCTGTAGATATCAGATTTTTGTACCCGGAGCCTCATTAAAAGGATCAACACCGAAATTTGCATTAAAACCATTTCTACGAAAATCCCGTATGACAGGAATACAGCGAGCGAAACCCACTGGA
It contains:
- a CDS encoding prepilin peptidase: MMVTIHSIIIVILFVYGLVLGSFYNVVGLRVPEGKSIVAPRSSCPKCGHQLRATELIPVGSYLIQRGKCRQCKVGISPVYPFFELLTGLLFAGAYLLLGWSGELVIALTLISLFIIITVSDLAYMIIPDKVLLVFAGIFIIERIILPLSPWWDSFAGAVAGFMILLFIAFISKGGMGGGDIKLFALIGFVVGFKTMLLSFFFATFYGAFFGIAAMLLGYVKRKQAIPFGPFIALGTLTAYFYGAEILGWYLQLFVIAL
- a CDS encoding type II secretion system protein, translated to MLKAIKKKMKDQRGLTLVELLAVVVILGIISAIAVPSIGGLIDNSKKDAHVGNAQQMVNAAKMAVTADQSLLEEGDKYLTLKYLMTENFLDEIEDPDNGTYKIGGSDTVLESPPAADVSYVVVNEGKVKSVKLINAERGVHTSGNPVAISDLNRSAVNDIPAAPKDTDGTQD
- a CDS encoding type II secretion system F family protein codes for the protein MARFKYSGRDRTKKRSGTITAGSKREALEKLREDGIRTTEIIEVPETWLTRDITIGNPVKLQHLVIYLRQFATLLKAGVSVVESTKILAKQTDSKALKKALMDIEANLREGVQLSEATSKHSKIFSPMYINMVKAGEAGGNMDETLERLAEHYEKQHNTRQKVIAAVSYPAVIAVLAILVVIFLLVSIVPTFVGMFEDFGGELPAITKFVLAASEFMQSFWWLIMLLLLGVVAGLSAMKKNKQSKYYLDFAILRMPIFGKMMQKAVLARMTRTLSSLFSSSVPILQALSIVENVVENEVVGRVVRESRDALEIGQSMTGPMKKHWAFPPLVTQMIAIGEETGSLDAMLGKVADFYEKEVETSTDQLKSLIEPIMIVVLAGLVGTIVTSIMIPMFDIFNHVN
- a CDS encoding type IV pilus twitching motility protein PilT, with translation MKEKIEHLLRSGFELKASDIHITVGIPPVMRINGDLRRYGTDSITPDEVEEMAKAIIPENSWNVFKSKGELDFSYGIPGISRFRVNAYHQRGCVSLAVRIVPTRIPTLEELELPDILKRIAEKPQGLVLVTGPTGSGKSTTLASLIQYMNMTMRKHIVTLEDPIEYLHKHGNSIIDQREIGLDTNNFANGLRAALRQDPDVILVGEMRDLDTIQTAITAAETGHLVLGTLHTSSAPATINRIIDVFPPGQQAQIRIQLASVLVSVISQRLFPTVDKKGRRSATEILINNAAVANLIRNEKIHQIISIMQTSRIHGMHTLEMDIKELVQRGIVSKETAEPFLMEKMI
- a CDS encoding GspE/PulE family protein; this translates as MRKRLGDLLVETGLLSEAQLQATLADKAAGQKLGDALLQRGLITEQQLIEVLEFQLGIPHISLYRYPFDTKLFTLIPKEMAKRNLVIPLKKEGEKLFVAMADPMDFFTVDDLRLSTGFHIETAIATKDDIIRAINKYYDNNDGLDDLIGISSPAMETVQEENLTEADSPVIRLVNQLLSNASANKASDIHIDPQETKVVIRYRIDGILRVERVLPKHMQNVLIARIKIMSNLDITENRTPQDGRIKVNLDFHPIDLRVSTLPTVFGEKVVMRILDMGSTLNDIEKLGFNTHNLNRFTKMISKPNGIVLITGPTGSGKSSTLYAALNKLNSEEVNIITIEDPVEYQIEGINQIQVNPNVGMTFGAGLRSILRQDPNIIMVGEIRDKETVEVAVRASLTGHLVLSTMHTNDALSSVTRMLDMGVEPFLVASSLSGVVAQRLVRRVCRDCSEAQEPTKREIDIFSKRGISIETVWKGRGCSSCNMTGYRGRLAIHEVLSVDNELRRAIMNEESVTALREIAVRNKTIFLIDDGLLKIKQGLTTTEEVLRVAITE
- a CDS encoding VanW family protein, with product MNSRQIVKVSLIIIVFSLFTYSFTYFGASAISSPKNVESLYSDQTFIGPINVSNKSKDEARVLLEEKWAEWVSSAKVALIYKEHSYPVTAENLTLLIDQSVSSASSGQKNGLFIQLEYLNGVLPDAIIKQLNQEMLENDLTEAIQSFKEHIVIDLAGYLPKEEPIEVSSASYLLKDKNEEVSAFIDSFPAIELEAESLFSLAAFVAESEMPQLSDHTYSQIATAIYQAVLPTNFLISERHISRQLPDHIDPGFEAKVQFEKKMDFSIYNPNASTYTIEFDWKSPNLEVSVKGAPFLYTYSIHTLDKQEFQPRMIKQFSPLLSAGQKSVKVEGSPGLVVKVVRETHSKEGELMKTEVLSEDFYPPVHRIEVHPLGTAANETGSGTADGEDSIVLPSEGNTAVQPDQSAGETQPVEDEKDDEEADTDNDGLFGNPNEEPK
- a CDS encoding prepilin-type N-terminal cleavage/methylation domain-containing protein is translated as MGKKLDDQSGITLLEVLLSIVLLVIVLTSFAGFFTQSAMFVKKNEDKISTTQTVQQIVNLIEVKLTRDTLSTSTECPSLPCTLNEDHLAELLDRSFGSTHKISVSFNNGEEGLIRVEVSVQDRNNPDSTSRTFTYIRR
- a CDS encoding PilW family protein, whose amino-acid sequence is MRDERGFTLYELLAAISILFVASALIYGVFFGFNKNYNQISEKNNMDQAANLIISTIKQHHLKYDKYMIDYNAAEQTAKIGVNASEQFLGDDRYSLEIRAGSPDPEPFTGEKVIYSNSPLSIQLILKDNTGQTYEIETMIKRY
- a CDS encoding sensor domain-containing diguanylate cyclase, with amino-acid sequence MTPIVKKSIWFSWLLIVPVGLWLTYQVYPPPNNISLLEVFTFLVLMSVVASMPMVVNNTPIFLIQWVSLAVFLSYGIFVEMVLMQISVLILLMRLRVQKSDIYRFPLNSLMFFIVSLVSGLIFYALGGTHGAHLADDPYTYILGTVYGISNYSVNTLFLILLQAVVLKLKGPYFGKDFIWETVTTLITFPIGFILYELYHSEMGLYSLLFVGIPFASLSIILSLYYSSGKVNHFLQSAAEIGHQLAERLKPNDVLDLFVQKVIEMLPVDYAYILDVVDDRELKLIHKVEFGEVMDPVAEPLGKGKGISGLVWAEKKPVLFHSKKQWKHINSGYIPAGAESILGVPIVRNNQVIGVLVLAANKKRAFEKSQLMIIDILCSHFAIAVENARHHEKTKEYSERCALTGLYNYRYFENMLSIEFGKLQKGERHLLSLILLDIDHFKSVNDTYGHQSGNEILIELAERISERIGHIGTVARYGGEEFVILLPDMMKGDALKLAEQIRLLIAENPFTLFQSMDEEGKQLLVHITASIGVATAPQDADDSLALIRHADRALYVGAKRSGRNRVAEYVK